In one Rhopalosiphum padi isolate XX-2018 chromosome 3, ASM2088224v1, whole genome shotgun sequence genomic region, the following are encoded:
- the LOC132924235 gene encoding FYVE, RhoGEF and PH domain-containing protein 6-like isoform X3 — MVTENDKDNVSVFKCNLDTTATRYTVKPPLLPKPNNIALKTSPYKVKHQFPSVKTNKKLESTVNLTVNQTASCEPNENNDNKNDEEIKNDSDVNSNVSQLEVPHNVNSILENNIIDSENNNSINKCTDDELDLDYQNDSLLNEYVVFHGELDMSINNLDDIMNTTIDDEKSSIASDSTDQSFSVRKKIVNWFGSFGKGKIIKQKKRSSFYDSQNEDGNTGKEDNDTDSHSSLDEKPNEKLELDETLSIDNIEIEELPTKAKSLRTVEELISTEKVFIDVLNLLCKTFVMFVEQTGGDTKLIPSTDLSKIISPLPQLLSLNEDLLQDMETRLKNWNEHPKIADVIVKKGPFLKLYSTYIQNFESQCNLLDEYCQKYPRFQKCVKDFEASDVCKKLTIKHYMLTPIQRITKYRLLLESYLKNQDEGSIDYQDTIVALGIVCDVANHANESMKHGDCVSKLLQLQSLLGSYIIIKPGRELIKEGELYKLSRKDMQLRYFILLNDCLLYTSYYGTVAGLKINYELPLSGMKVFLPITDNCLNEFSIITITRSFSLRAKSATELKEWVNTLEKAIREHTNKQLSFLNMKFVSKNIGCEPLQLGYEAPIWIQDCRVTMCQSCATEFTVTFRRHHCRACGKVVCSSCSENKAPLRYMKFQSARVCDDCYDYLLKEFEDKILEMRQSSSNTDFEILKMVDTVKNSFKKSGVWSSKKLVKYVPQRLKEVMANDSGSQMSGWLYRREKRKSWKRFWFVLKEQVLYMYKASEDVVALNTIPVLGYSVQTFPEGTNYEEFDSSCVFQLAHAGQNPLIFCSDTEQLAKRWINILNEATKLK; from the exons ATGGTTACCGAAAATGATAAAGATAATGTGTCAGTTTTCAAGTGTAATTTGGATACTACAGCCACAAGGTATACAGTAAAACCTCCATTGCTTCCAAAACCTAATAACATTGCATTGAAAACTAGTCCTTATAAAGTCAAACATCAATTTCCTAGTGTCAAGACTAATAAAAAACTTGAATCGACTGTAAATTTAACTGTTAATCAAACTGCAAGTTGTGAGcctaatgaaaataatgataataaaaatgacgaagaaataaaaaatgatagcGATGTCAATTCAAATGTTTCCCAGTTAGAAGTTCCTCATaatgtaaatagtattttagaaaataacataatagatagtgaaaataataacagtattaacAAATGTACTGACGATGAATTAGACTTAGATTATCAAAATGACAGTTTGCTTAATGAATACGTAGTATTTCATGGTGAATTAGATATGTCGATTAATAATTTAGATGATATTATGAATACCACAATTGATGATGAAAAGTCGTCTATTGCTAGCGATTCTACAGACCAATCATTTTCTGTTcggaaaaaaattgtcaattggTTTGGGTCATTTGGTaaaggaaaaataattaaacaaaagaaACGTAGTTCTTTTTATGACAGTCAAAATGAGGATGGAAATACTGGAAAAGAAGATAATGATACAGATTCCCATTCATCATTAGATGAAAAACCCAATGAAAAACTGGAACTTGACGAAACATTGTCTATTGACAACATTGAAATTGAAGAATTACCGACCAAAGCAAAATCCTTAAGGACTGTTGAAGAACTTATATCAACCGAAAAAgtatttattgatgttttaaatctattatgcAAAACATTTGTTATGTTTGTTGAACAAACTGGTGGTGATACTAAATTGATACCATCTACTGATCTATCAAAAATAATCAGTCCACTTCCccaattattaagtttaaatgaaGACTTGTTACAAGACATGGAGACTCGTTTGAAAAACTGGAATGAACATCCTAAAATTGCTgatgttattgtaaaaaaaggACCTTTTCTTAAACTCTACTCAACTTACATACAAAATTTTGAAAGTCAATGTAATTTGTTGGATGAATACTGTCAAAAATACCCCCGATTTCAAAAGTGTGTCAAAGACTTTGAGGCGTCCGATGTGTGTAAAAAACTGACCATCAAACATTATATGTTGACTCCAATTCAGCGAATTACAAAGTATAGACTCTTATTGGAAAGCTATTTGAAAAACCAAGACGAAGGGTCAATTGATTACCAAGATACAATAGTAGCATTAGGTATTGTATGTGATGTTGCTAATCACGCCAATGAAAGTATGAAACATGGG gatTGCGTTAGTAAACTTTTACAGTTACAATCACTACTAGgaagttacataataattaaaccaGGCCGCGAACTTATTAAAGAAGGTGAACTGTATAAGTTGTCCAGAAAAGACATGCAActtcgatattttattttg ctcAATGATTGCTTGTTATACACATCATATTATGGTACAGTTGcaggattaaaaattaattatgagcTTCCACTTAGTGGTATGAAAGTCTTTCTTCCTATTACTGATAACTGTCTCAAcgaatttagtataataacaataactcgAAGCTTCTCTCTTAGGGCCAA GTCTGCCACAGAGCTTAAGGAATGGGTTAATACCTTGGAAAAGGCAATTAGAGAACACACTAATAAACAATTATCCTTTCTAAACATGAAGTTTGTTTCAAAGAACATTGGATGTGAACCACTTCAGTTGGGTTATGag gCACCAATATGGATTCAAGATTGTCGTGTGACTATGTGCCAATCATGTGCCACAGAATTCACCGTCACATTTCGGAGACATCATTGCAGAGCATGCGGCAAA GTAGTTTGTAGTAGTTGTTCAGAAAACAAAGCGCCACTTCGTTACATGAAGTTTCAGTCTGCAAGAGTGTGTGACGATTGTTATGATTATTTGCTCAAAG agtTTGAAGACAAAATTTTGGAAATGCGTCAATCATCCAGTAATACTGATTTTGAAATTCTTAAGATGGTGGATACAGTAAAAAATTCCTTTAAAAAGTCAGGTGTTTGGAGCTCAAAAAAACTCGTTAAGTATGTTCCACAACGTTTAAAAGag gtaatggCCAATGATTCCGGCTCACAAATGAGTGGATGGTTATATCGAAGGGAAAAACGCAAATCGTGGAAAAGATTTTGGTTTGTTCTAAAAGAACAagttttgtatatgtataaagcTTCTGAAGATGTTGTTGCAT